One genomic window of Vidua macroura isolate BioBank_ID:100142 chromosome 16, ASM2450914v1, whole genome shotgun sequence includes the following:
- the GPR146 gene encoding probable G-protein coupled receptor 146, with protein sequence MWSCEALINSTENSEDQHLCHDFDLVLSIFSLLYLIVCFPIGLCYNGLLVLVNLYNKATMTMPDVYFVNIAIAGLIINTLAPMYLLGLANTKWAIWNSNNEVYITFLILFNVSSLVTMYSTTLLSLDYYIERALPRTYMSSVYNTKHVCGFIWGGAMLTSFSSLLFYVCNHVSTKIIECSKMQNQEAADAIMVFIGYVVPAIAVLYALTLILRIRKEATPLDQDTGRLDPSVHRLLIATVCTQFTLWTPYYVILLVSTFINLRGRIPDVNSIQILHFATILSKFLAFSSSFVMPLLYRYINKNFPNKLRRLLKKIHCGNQRCSHERTVVQQVMT encoded by the coding sequence ATGTGGAGCTGTGAAGCCTTAATCAACAGTACCGAGAACAGTGAGGACCAGCATCTCTGCCATGACTTCGACCTTGtgctttccatcttttcccttctctaccTCATTGTATGTTTCCCAATTGGCCTTTGCTACAATGGCCTGCTGGTCCTAGTTAACCTCTACAACAAAGCTACTATGACTATGCCAGATGTTTACTTTGTCAACATTGCCATTGCCGGCCTCATCATCAACACTCTGGCACCAATGTACCTGCTGGGTCTTGCCAATACAAAATGGGCCATCTGGAATTCCAACAATGAAGTTTATATCACCTTCCTTATTTTATTCAACGTCTCATCGTTAGTTACCATGTACTCTACCACACTGCTCAGTCTGGACTACTACATCGAACGTGCCCTGCCCAGGACTTACATGTCCAGTGTGTACAACACCAAACACGTCTGCGGCTTCATCTGGGGTGGGGCCATGCTCACAAGCTTTTCATCTCTCCTGTTCTACGTCTGCAACCACGTGTCCACCAAAATAATCGAGTGTTCCAAGATGCAGAACCAGGAAGCAGCAGATGCCATCATGGTGTTTATCGGGTACGTCGTTCCCGCCATCGCTGTTCTCTACGCGCTGACGCTGATCCTGCGGATACGCAAGGAGGCCACGCCACTGGATCAGGACACTGGGCGCTTGGATCCATCAGTGCACAGGCTTCTGATTGCCACAGTCTGCACACAGTTCACCCTGTGGACACCCTATTACGTTATTCTCTTGGTAAGCACGTTTATTAACCTACGAGGAAGAATTCCAGATGTAAATTCCATTCAGATATTACACTTTGCCACGATTTTGTCAAAATTCCTGGCTTTCTCCAGCAGCTTTGTCATGCCTCTGCTCTACAGATACATTAACAAAAACTTTCCCAACAAATTACGGCGTTTGCTTAAAAAGATACACTGTGGGAACCAGCGGTGTTCTCACGAGCGCACAGTGGTACAGCAGGTCATGACATAG
- the LOC128815359 gene encoding G-protein coupled estrogen receptor 1-like, with the protein MTSHNMTWISYPSKSQPFTSPEEIEAIIASQNIISRLMHCYIAFFVPTGLIAGICILIIFIKNHVQNKRASLDLLLLHFTISNIIMIFLSFTVITRPDYLTATHLACSVLSFFFNFGYFNSQYVLILTLLTPQTALCRATQRPILCVGLVFTYTFCLSLTEAVLVGTDNYHLEAHCQLDPLFAWPEYEIVKFTFGFAIPSLLQILCFTVLWAKEAPAGGPAAQQHVRAYPAVYAISVTMFICRLFYNVMILFRTALKLQRSVGTTKNELVMNIAEIVLFCESCASLVVILCFYKPFRDELLQVTQECRRETRANNHLEIPETAMTHQSGSQ; encoded by the coding sequence ATGACTTCTCACAACATGACATGGATCAGCTACCCAAGCAAGAGCCAGCCTTTCACCTCCCCAGAAGAAATTGAAGCCATCATAGCTTCTCAAAACATCATATCCAGACTTATGCACTGTTACATTGCCTTTTTTGTACCCACAGGATTAATAGCTGGCATATGTATTTTGATCATTTTCATAAAGAATCATGTGCAGAACAAAAGAGCAAGCTTGGACTTACTTCTTCTACACTTCACCATCAGCAATAtcataatgatttttttatcctttacTGTCATCACTAGACCTGACTATTTAACAGCAACCCATCTTGCCTGTAGCgtactgtcattttttttcaactttggTTATTTCAATTCTCAGTATGTTTTAATTTTGACACTTCTCACACCACAgactgctctctgcagagccaccCAAAGACCCATTTTGTGTGTTGGGCTTGTATTCACATACACCTTCTGTTTGTCCCTGACGGAGGCAGTGCTGGTTGGCACTGATAATTATCACCTGGAAGCACACTGCCAGCTGGATCCGCTATTTGCATGGCCTGAATACGAGATTGTTAAATTCACCTTTGGGTTTGCAATCCCATCCTTACTCCAGATCCTCTGTTTTACTGTTCTGTGGGCTAAGGAAGCACCTGCTGGAGGTCCAGCCGCGCAGCAGCACGTCCGCGCTTACCCCGCCGTGTACGCGATCAGCGTGACAATGTTTATCTGCCGCCTGTTTTACAACGTCATGATTCTCTTCAGGACAGCACTGAAACTACAGAGGAGCGTTGGAACTACAAAGAACGAGCTTGTGATGAACATTGCAGAAATAGTGTTGTTCTGTGAGAGCTGTGCTAGTTTGGTAGTTATACTTTGTTTTTATAAACCGTTCAGGGATGAATTACTTCAAGTCACACAGGAGTGCCGAAGGGAAACCCGTGCCAACAACCACCTTGAAATACCAGAAACAGCCATGACCCACCAAAGTGGGTCTCAGTAA
- the LOC128815356 gene encoding G-protein coupled estrogen receptor 1-like produces METYSASVSPVICNSTTFNLNGSHLCNDSISSRLADKSEHQQYVIGLFLSCLYTIFLFPIGFVGNILILVVNISFREKMTIPDLYFINLAVADLILVADSLIEVFNLDEKYYDITIICTFMSLFLQINMYSSIFFLTWMSFDRYLALAKVMRSNLFRTMQHARLSCGLIWMASISAALVPFTAVHLQHTGEVYFCFADVKEIQWLEITLGFIIPFVIIGLCYSLIVRVLIKAHKHRSLRLRRQKALRMIFVVVLVFFICWLPENVFISVQLLQRKSEPVSSNSPSFRHDYPLTGHIVNLAAFSNSCLNPLIYSFLGETFRDKLRLYIEQKTKMSTLHRFCQAALTSVIPDSNEQSEV; encoded by the coding sequence ATGGAAACTTATTCCGCCTCAGTATCACCTGTTATATGTAACAGCACAACTTTTAACCTGAATGGATCCCATTTGTGTAACGACAGCATATCCTCTAGATTAGCTGATAAATCAGAACACCAACAATATGTTATTGGCCTTTTCTTATCATGTCTTTACACAATATTCCTTTTTCCTATCGGTTTTGTGGGAAACATTCTGATACTGGTTGTCAACATTAGCTTTCGGGAAAAAATGACAATCCCAGACCTTTACTTCATAAACCTGGCAGTGGCTGATCTCATTCTAGTGGCTGATTCTCTCATTGAGGTGTTTAATCTTGACGAGAAATATTACGATATCACCATCATTTGTACCTTTATGTCTTTGTTCCTTCAGATCAACATGTAtagcagcattttctttctgacatGGATGAGTTTTGACAGATACCTAGCCCTGGCCAAAGTAATGAGGTCCAACCTATTTCGCACTATGCAGCACGCTAGACTGAGCTGTGGGCTCATATGGATGGCATCCATTTCGGCAGCTCTAGTCCCATTTACAGCCGTGCACTTACAACACACCGGAGAggtctatttttgttttgcagatgTAAAAGAAATCCAGTGGCTAGAGATAACCCTGGGGTTTATTATCCCCTTTGTGATCATCGGGCTTTGTTACTCATTAATTGTTCGAGTCCTTATAAAAGCACACAAGCACAGGAGTCTCCGTCTGCGGCGACAGAAGGCTCTGCGcatgatttttgttgttgtcctGGTTTTCTTTATCTGCTGGCTCCCTGAAAACGTCTTCATTAGCGTCCAACTTCTCCAGAGGAAAAGCGAGCCCGTCTCTTCAAACAGCCCATCCTTCAGGCATGATTATCCTTTAACAGGACATATTGTGAACCTAGCAGCTTTTTCTAATAGCTGCTTGAACCCCTTAATTTACAGCTTTCTGGGGGAAACCTTCAGAGACAAACTGCGGCTGTACattgaacagaaaacaaaaatgtcaacATTGCATCGCTTCTGTCAGGCTGCCTTAACGTCTGTCATTCCTGACAGTAATGAGCAATCAGAAGTCTGA